Proteins found in one Sphingomonas sp. SORGH_AS_0879 genomic segment:
- a CDS encoding pitrilysin family protein → MRLFRAALLLGVAALPTLAGAQTAQPPQSVKGARTESVKPIAFTTRTLPNGLRVYAIRDTTTPNVSVQVWYDVGSKDDPRGRSGFAHMFEHLMFKATRNLVPEQMDRLTEDVGGYNNASTADDYTNYFEVVPANHLQRLLFAEADRMAALVVEPKSFASERDVVKEELRQRTLAQPYGKLFSIYYPKLAYTTHPYARPGIGSLEELESAGIDDVRAFHATYYRPDNAVLVVAGNFDPAQLDRWVDQYFANIKRPANPIPRVTVQEPRRTEAVTRSVYEANVPLPAVLISYHIPPERSADTPALMVLNAILSAGESSRLYEDLVYRDQLAQSAATFLDTKQSTGNFVAYAMMAGGKPVAEGEAALKKEIARLRDAPVSAAELAEAKNELLTAALKQRETAEGKANLIANSVIVDGDPTAADRQIAAVQTVTAADVQRVARAYLQDSQSATIRYLPESDRPANVRLMPIEIAPTVQTAALTPPADIAVVTPAPDGQRILPPAPGAPIAPTLPQPVVATLSNGLRVVTVERHDLPLVTASLVALGGAATDPAGKAGASSLSAELMTKGTRTRSATEIARAVESLGGSIASSATDDGASIDLTVPSAQADTAMTILADVATHPAFAQEEIDRARTQSIDSLNVAMKNPAQLSAMVADRVVYGARAYGQPLSGTPHSLKALTRADLTAAYARSWKPAQATLLLVGDVTPAQARTLAERHLGTWRVAGATAVAAKPAEPAFPAPRVIVVDMPDAGQAGVVVARSGIRRADDRYYPLAVANTVLGGGFSSRLNQEIRIKRGLAYGAGSSVATGRDIGLISARTQTKNPSAAEVVGLIDAEMTKLGTAPVQQDELATRQAVLVGGFGRTIETTDGIADILASYTLQGVPLDELSRYIPRVQAVDSAAVRSASAALLDPKAASIVVVGDAKQFLPALKSAHPQVEVIPADAINLDTPKLH, encoded by the coding sequence ATGCGCCTTTTCCGTGCCGCGCTTCTGCTCGGCGTCGCCGCCCTTCCCACGCTGGCCGGGGCGCAGACCGCGCAGCCACCCCAAAGTGTGAAAGGGGCGCGCACGGAAAGCGTGAAACCGATCGCCTTCACCACGCGCACCCTGCCCAACGGCCTGCGCGTCTATGCCATTCGCGACACGACGACGCCCAACGTCTCGGTCCAGGTCTGGTATGATGTCGGGTCGAAGGACGATCCGAGGGGCCGCTCGGGCTTCGCCCACATGTTCGAGCATCTGATGTTCAAGGCGACGCGCAACCTTGTTCCCGAACAGATGGATCGCCTGACCGAGGATGTCGGCGGCTATAACAACGCCTCCACCGCCGACGACTATACCAATTATTTCGAGGTGGTACCCGCCAATCACCTGCAACGGCTGCTCTTCGCGGAAGCCGACCGCATGGCCGCGCTGGTCGTCGAGCCCAAGAGCTTCGCCAGCGAGCGCGACGTGGTGAAGGAGGAATTGCGCCAGCGCACCCTCGCCCAGCCCTATGGCAAGCTGTTCTCCATTTACTATCCCAAGCTGGCCTATACGACGCATCCCTATGCGCGCCCCGGCATCGGCAGCCTGGAGGAACTGGAATCGGCGGGCATCGACGATGTGCGCGCTTTCCACGCCACCTATTACCGGCCCGACAATGCGGTGCTGGTCGTCGCGGGCAATTTCGATCCCGCGCAGCTCGACCGCTGGGTCGACCAGTATTTCGCGAACATCAAGCGCCCCGCCAATCCGATCCCGCGCGTCACCGTGCAGGAGCCCAGGCGGACCGAGGCGGTCACCCGCAGCGTCTATGAGGCGAATGTCCCGCTGCCCGCCGTCCTGATCAGCTATCATATCCCGCCGGAGCGTAGCGCGGATACCCCGGCGCTGATGGTGCTGAACGCGATCCTGTCGGCGGGCGAAAGCTCGCGGCTGTACGAGGATCTGGTCTATCGCGACCAACTCGCCCAGTCCGCCGCGACCTTCCTCGACACCAAGCAATCGACCGGCAATTTCGTCGCCTATGCGATGATGGCGGGCGGCAAGCCGGTCGCCGAGGGCGAAGCGGCGCTGAAGAAGGAGATCGCGCGGCTGCGTGACGCGCCCGTCTCCGCCGCCGAACTGGCCGAGGCGAAGAACGAATTGCTGACCGCCGCGCTCAAGCAGCGCGAGACCGCCGAGGGCAAGGCGAACCTGATCGCCAACAGCGTCATCGTCGATGGCGACCCGACCGCCGCCGACCGCCAGATCGCCGCCGTCCAGACGGTCACCGCCGCCGATGTCCAGCGCGTGGCGCGGGCCTATCTGCAGGACAGCCAGAGCGCGACCATCCGCTACCTCCCCGAATCGGACCGGCCCGCGAACGTGCGCCTGATGCCGATCGAGATCGCGCCGACGGTCCAGACGGCGGCGCTCACCCCGCCCGCTGATATCGCGGTCGTCACCCCCGCGCCCGATGGTCAGCGCATCCTGCCCCCCGCCCCCGGCGCACCGATCGCGCCCACCTTGCCGCAACCGGTGGTCGCCACCCTGTCCAACGGCCTGCGCGTCGTGACGGTCGAGCGACATGACCTGCCGCTGGTCACCGCCTCGCTGGTCGCATTGGGCGGCGCGGCGACCGATCCGGCAGGCAAGGCGGGCGCCAGCAGCCTGTCCGCCGAATTGATGACCAAGGGGACGCGGACCCGCTCCGCCACCGAGATCGCCCGCGCGGTCGAAAGCCTGGGCGGATCGATCGCCAGCAGCGCGACCGACGATGGGGCCAGTATCGACCTGACCGTACCGTCGGCCCAGGCGGACACGGCGATGACCATCCTGGCCGATGTCGCCACCCATCCCGCCTTTGCGCAGGAGGAGATCGACCGCGCCCGGACCCAGTCGATCGACAGCCTGAACGTCGCGATGAAGAATCCCGCGCAGCTCTCGGCGATGGTCGCGGACCGCGTGGTCTATGGGGCACGCGCCTATGGCCAGCCGCTGTCGGGCACGCCCCACTCGCTCAAGGCCCTGACCCGTGCGGACCTGACCGCCGCCTATGCCCGAAGCTGGAAGCCCGCACAGGCGACCCTGCTACTGGTCGGCGACGTCACCCCCGCTCAGGCGCGGACGCTGGCCGAGCGTCATCTGGGGACATGGCGTGTGGCAGGTGCCACGGCGGTAGCGGCCAAGCCCGCCGAACCGGCCTTCCCTGCGCCGCGCGTCATCGTCGTCGACATGCCCGATGCCGGGCAGGCGGGCGTGGTCGTTGCGCGCTCCGGCATCCGCCGCGCCGATGACCGCTACTACCCGCTGGCGGTCGCCAATACGGTGCTGGGCGGCGGCTTTTCGTCGCGGCTTAACCAGGAAATCCGTATCAAGCGCGGCCTGGCTTATGGCGCGGGCAGTTCGGTGGCGACCGGTCGCGATATCGGCCTGATCTCCGCCCGGACCCAGACCAAGAACCCGTCCGCCGCCGAGGTGGTCGGCCTGATCGATGCCGAGATGACGAAGCTGGGTACCGCGCCCGTGCAGCAGGACGAACTGGCGACGCGGCAGGCGGTGCTGGTCGGCGGTTTCGGCCGCACGATCGAGACGACGGACGGCATCGCCGACATCCTCGCCAGCTACACGCTCCAAGGCGTGCCGCTGGACGAGCTCAGCCGCTACATCCCGCGCGTGCAGGCGGTCGATTCGGCGGCGGTCCGGTCCGCCTCCGCCGCGCTGCTCGATCCCAAGGCGGCGAGCATCGTCGTGGTCGGCGACGCCAAGCAGTTCCTGCCCGCGCTGAAGTCCGCGCATCCGCAGGTCGAGGTGATCCCGGCGGACGCGATCAACCTCGACACGCCCAAGCTCCACTGA
- a CDS encoding IS5 family transposase, protein MDEETGVTSRFRAAAAAGDVLERCFAEINRQLDAQGLVLRRGTILDASVVKATRKPPRGDGIAPGDPHPQEPGADWTRKDGKPVFGYRFHIGMDEGSGLIRKLAFTSARVQDVERADALVCGDEGAVYADRAYEGQARRKALKAAGIKDRIMHRRHRYMPKLPRWQARRNHLIARRRAPVEAVFSAMKRLYGKARTRCLSIERNAADFLAFATIYNIRRAAILAAG, encoded by the coding sequence TTGGATGAAGAAACGGGGGTCACGTCACGGTTTCGCGCGGCGGCGGCGGCGGGGGACGTGCTGGAGCGCTGCTTTGCCGAGATCAACCGGCAGCTGGATGCGCAGGGGCTGGTGCTGCGGCGGGGGACGATCCTTGATGCCTCGGTGGTCAAGGCGACCCGCAAGCCCCCGCGCGGGGACGGGATCGCGCCGGGTGATCCGCACCCCCAGGAGCCGGGAGCCGACTGGACGCGCAAGGACGGCAAGCCGGTGTTCGGCTACCGCTTCCATATCGGCATGGACGAGGGCTCGGGCCTGATCCGCAAGCTGGCCTTCACCTCGGCCAGGGTCCAGGATGTCGAACGGGCCGACGCGCTGGTCTGCGGCGACGAAGGCGCGGTCTATGCCGACCGGGCCTATGAGGGCCAGGCGCGTCGCAAGGCCCTGAAGGCGGCCGGGATCAAGGATCGCATCATGCATCGCCGGCACCGCTACATGCCAAAGCTGCCGCGCTGGCAGGCCCGGCGCAACCACCTCATCGCCAGACGGCGCGCCCCTGTCGAGGCGGTCTTCAGCGCCATGAAGCGCCTCTACGGCAAGGCGCGCACCAGATGCCTGTCGATCGAGCGGAACGCCGCAGACTTCCTCGCCTTTGCCACCATCTACAATATCAGACGCGCCGCCATCCTTGCCGCTGGCTGA
- a CDS encoding IS3 family transposase (programmed frameshift), with protein sequence MKRKQFLEEQIIGILKEAEAGAVVTELCRKHGMSSATYYAWKAKFGGLEVSDAKRLRSLEEENARLKRLLADTMLDNAGLKDLLSKKLVTPAAKRQAVAHLQATLGMSERRACTVVGADRTSMRYRSCRADDGDLRSRLRELAQQRRRFGYRRLHILLRRDGITINRKKTQRLYREEGLTVRRRKGRRRATGSRAPASVLALPNQRWSLDFVHDQLVTGRRFRVLNIVDDVTRECLRAVVDTSISGRRVVRELADLIAERGRPKMIVSDNGTELTSNAVLAWSGDARIEWHYIAPGKPTQNGFVESFNGRMRDELLNETLFFTIGQARSILARWVDDYNNERPHSSLGYATPAAFAAGLEQQRAGLTPPVASPALMRENHGRSLVAAG encoded by the exons ATGAAGCGGAAGCAGTTTTTGGAAGAGCAGATCATCGGCATCCTGAAGGAGGCCGAGGCGGGTGCGGTGGTGACGGAGCTGTGCCGCAAGCACGGGATGTCGAGCGCGACTTACTATGCGTGGAAGGCGAAGTTCGGCGGCCTGGAGGTGTCCGACGCAAAGCGCCTGCGGTCGCTCGAAGAGGAGAACGCCCGGCTCAAACGGCTACTGGCGGACACGATGCTGGACAATGCGGGGTTGAAAGACCTGCTGTCAAAAAAGT TGGTGACGCCCGCCGCGAAGCGGCAAGCGGTCGCGCATCTCCAGGCGACGTTGGGGATGAGCGAGCGGCGGGCATGCACGGTCGTTGGGGCAGACCGCACGAGCATGCGGTATCGCTCGTGCCGGGCGGATGATGGCGACCTGCGGTCGCGGCTGCGCGAGCTGGCGCAGCAACGCCGACGGTTCGGCTATCGGCGTCTGCACATCCTGCTGCGCCGGGACGGCATCACGATCAACCGCAAGAAGACCCAGCGGCTCTATCGTGAGGAGGGTTTGACGGTCAGGCGCCGGAAGGGACGAAGGCGCGCCACAGGCAGCCGTGCGCCCGCGTCAGTGCTGGCGCTTCCCAACCAGCGCTGGAGTCTGGACTTCGTCCACGACCAGCTCGTGACCGGCCGTCGGTTCCGCGTGCTCAACATCGTCGATGACGTCACGCGCGAATGCCTTCGGGCGGTGGTGGACACGTCGATCTCGGGCCGGCGGGTCGTGCGCGAGCTGGCCGATCTGATCGCCGAGCGTGGCAGGCCGAAGATGATCGTCAGCGACAACGGGACCGAACTGACGTCGAACGCGGTGCTCGCCTGGTCCGGCGATGCCCGCATCGAGTGGCATTACATCGCGCCGGGCAAGCCCACGCAGAACGGGTTCGTCGAGAGCTTTAACGGTCGCATGCGCGACGAGCTGCTCAACGAGACGCTGTTCTTCACCATCGGTCAGGCCCGCTCGATTCTGGCCCGCTGGGTCGACGACTACAACAACGAGCGTCCGCACTCCTCGCTCGGCTACGCCACTCCGGCAGCCTTCGCTGCCGGGCTCGAACAGCAACGGGCGGGGTTAACCCCGCCCGTTGCTTCACCTGCGCTTATGCGCGAAAACCACGGTCGGTCTCTGGTTGCCGCTGGATGA
- a CDS encoding phage integrase N-terminal SAM-like domain-containing protein, which yields MDTITITAAPIGSLRQRMLQDMKLRGLGAHTQQDYIRHVRSFAAFLGRPPDTASAEDLRRFQLDQHRRAVGPATINAAVLT from the coding sequence ATGGACACCATTACGATTACCGCGGCCCCAATCGGTTCGCTGCGCCAGCGGATGCTGCAGGATATGAAGCTTCGAGGGCTTGGGGCGCATACCCAGCAGGACTATATTCGCCACGTCCGGTCCTTCGCCGCGTTTCTGGGCCGCCCTCCTGATACGGCAAGCGCAGAAGACCTCCGGCGATTTCAACTCGACCAGCATCGGCGCGCCGTTGGACCGGCGACCATCAACGCCGCAGTATTGACGTGA
- the guaA gene encoding glutamine-hydrolyzing GMP synthase, whose product MEHPDSILIVDFGSQVTQLIARRVREAGVYSEIVPFQSAGEAFARINPAAVILSGGPASVVDETSPRIPQAILDSGLPMLGICYGQQALTQQLGGKVEKGDSGEFGEAFITVENGCTLFDGLWQTGERHQVWMSHGDKVTALAPGFQVVATSPGAPYAIIANEERRIYAMQFHPEVVHTPDGAKLIANFVRHVAGLSGDWTMAEFRAAKIAEIREQVGSAKVICGLSGGVDSSVAALLIHEAIGDQLTCVFVDGGILRQGEAEQVVSLFRGHYNIPLVHVDAQDLFMDGLAGVTDPEAKRKFIGKTFIDVFEAEAKKIGGAEFLAQGTLYPDVIESVSFTGGPSVTIKSHHNVGGLPERMNMKLVEPLRELFKDEVRVLGRELGLPDVFVGRHPFPGPGLAIRIPGEVTRERCDILRKADAIYLEEIRKAGLYDAIWQAFAVLLPVRSVGVMGDGRTYDSVLALRAVTSVDGMTAQAFDFPGGFLPRVTTRIINEVKGINRVVYDYTSKPPGTIEWE is encoded by the coding sequence ATGGAGCACCCCGACAGCATCCTCATCGTCGATTTCGGCAGCCAGGTCACCCAGCTCATCGCGCGCCGTGTGCGCGAAGCGGGGGTCTATAGCGAGATCGTGCCCTTCCAATCGGCTGGTGAGGCCTTCGCGCGGATCAATCCCGCCGCCGTCATCCTGTCGGGCGGCCCCGCCTCGGTGGTGGACGAAACCAGCCCCCGCATCCCGCAGGCGATCCTCGACAGCGGCCTGCCGATGCTGGGCATCTGCTATGGCCAGCAGGCGCTGACCCAGCAGCTCGGCGGGAAGGTCGAGAAGGGCGACAGCGGCGAGTTCGGCGAGGCGTTCATCACGGTCGAGAATGGCTGCACCCTGTTCGACGGCCTGTGGCAGACAGGCGAGCGGCATCAGGTGTGGATGAGCCATGGCGACAAGGTGACTGCACTGGCACCGGGCTTCCAGGTCGTGGCGACGAGCCCCGGTGCGCCCTATGCGATCATCGCCAATGAGGAACGCCGCATCTACGCGATGCAGTTCCATCCGGAGGTGGTGCACACCCCCGACGGCGCCAAGCTGATCGCCAATTTCGTCCGCCATGTCGCGGGACTTTCGGGTGACTGGACGATGGCGGAGTTCCGTGCCGCCAAGATCGCCGAAATCCGCGAACAGGTCGGCTCGGCCAAGGTGATCTGCGGCCTGTCGGGCGGGGTCGACTCGTCGGTGGCGGCGCTGCTGATCCATGAGGCGATCGGCGACCAACTGACCTGCGTATTCGTCGATGGCGGCATCCTGCGCCAGGGCGAGGCCGAGCAGGTCGTCAGCCTGTTCCGTGGCCACTACAACATCCCGCTCGTCCATGTGGACGCGCAGGACCTGTTCATGGACGGCTTGGCGGGCGTCACCGACCCCGAGGCCAAGCGCAAGTTCATCGGCAAGACCTTCATCGACGTGTTCGAGGCCGAGGCCAAGAAGATCGGCGGCGCGGAGTTCCTGGCCCAGGGCACGCTCTATCCCGACGTGATCGAGAGCGTCAGCTTCACTGGCGGCCCGTCGGTGACGATCAAGAGCCACCACAATGTCGGCGGCCTGCCCGAACGCATGAACATGAAGCTGGTCGAGCCGCTTCGCGAATTGTTCAAGGACGAGGTCCGCGTACTGGGCCGCGAGCTGGGCCTGCCCGACGTGTTCGTCGGCCGCCATCCCTTCCCCGGACCCGGCCTGGCGATCCGCATCCCCGGCGAGGTGACGCGCGAGCGCTGCGACATTTTGCGCAAGGCGGACGCCATCTATTTGGAGGAAATCCGCAAGGCCGGGTTGTACGATGCCATCTGGCAGGCGTTCGCAGTGTTGCTGCCGGTGCGCTCGGTCGGCGTGATGGGCGATGGCCGGACCTATGACTCGGTGCTGGCGCTGCGGGCGGTGACTTCGGTGGATGGGATGACGGCGCAGGCCTTCGACTTCCCCGGCGGCTTCCTGCCGCGCGTGACGACCCGGATCATCAACGAGGTGAAGGGCATCAACCGCGTCGTCTACGACTATACCAGCAAGCCCCCCGGTACGATCGAGTGGGAGTGA
- the rplQ gene encoding 50S ribosomal protein L17, with product MRHRVGGRKLQRTSAHRIALFRNMAAALIKHEQITTTVAKAKELRPYVEKLVTLAKKGGLSNRRLAHARLLDDAQLVKLFDTLASRYADRNGGYTRIIKAGIRASDASPMAIIEFVDRDVSAKGQDSGPVMNEEDFDEAA from the coding sequence ATGCGTCATCGCGTCGGCGGCCGTAAGCTGCAGCGTACCTCGGCTCATCGTATCGCACTCTTCCGCAACATGGCGGCAGCGCTGATCAAGCACGAGCAGATCACCACCACCGTCGCCAAGGCGAAGGAACTGCGTCCCTATGTCGAAAAGCTGGTCACGCTGGCGAAGAAGGGCGGTCTTTCCAACCGTCGTCTGGCGCATGCCCGCCTGCTCGACGACGCGCAGCTGGTGAAGCTGTTCGACACGCTGGCGTCGCGCTATGCGGACCGCAACGGTGGCTATACCCGCATCATCAAGGCCGGCATCCGCGCGTCGGACGCCTCGCCGATGGCGATCATCGAGTTCGTCGACCGCGACGTCTCGGCGAAGGGCCAGGATTCGGGTCCGGTCATGAACGAGGAAGATTTCGACGAAGCCGCCTAA
- a CDS encoding DNA-directed RNA polymerase subunit alpha, with protein MSVNAKNWQELKKPNALEKKGGDGKRKATFVAEPLERGFGLTLGNALRRVLLSSLQGAAVTSIKIENVLHEFSSLAGVREDVTDIVLNVKQLAIRMQGEGPKRLQLSATGPATVKAGDIAVSGDIEVMNKDLVICHLDEGATLNMELTADIGKGYVPAASNRPADAPIGLIPVDALYSPVRQVSYKVDPTRVGQDLDYDKLTLSVETDGTVTPEDAVAYAARILQDQLALFVHFDDSALTRAAPVGQAAIPAAGGEPQSDAQQINRYLLKKVDELELSVRSANCLKNDNIIYIGDLVGKTEAEMLRTPNFGRKSLNEIKEVLSSMGLRLGMEIPGWPPENIEEMAKKLEQEIMG; from the coding sequence GTGTCTGTCAACGCAAAGAACTGGCAGGAACTGAAGAAGCCCAACGCGCTCGAAAAGAAGGGCGGCGATGGCAAGCGGAAGGCGACGTTCGTTGCCGAACCGCTGGAGCGTGGCTTCGGCCTGACGCTGGGCAACGCGCTGCGCCGCGTTCTCCTGTCGTCGCTCCAGGGCGCGGCGGTCACCTCGATCAAGATCGAGAACGTGCTGCACGAGTTCTCGTCGCTGGCCGGTGTGCGTGAAGACGTCACCGACATCGTCCTGAACGTCAAGCAGCTTGCCATCCGCATGCAGGGCGAAGGCCCCAAGCGGCTCCAGCTTTCGGCGACCGGCCCCGCCACCGTCAAGGCCGGCGACATCGCCGTGTCGGGCGATATCGAGGTCATGAACAAGGACCTGGTGATCTGCCATCTCGACGAAGGCGCGACGCTCAACATGGAGCTGACCGCCGATATCGGGAAGGGCTATGTCCCCGCCGCGTCCAACCGTCCGGCCGATGCGCCGATCGGCCTGATCCCGGTCGATGCGCTCTACTCGCCGGTTCGCCAGGTGTCGTACAAGGTCGACCCGACCCGCGTCGGTCAGGACCTGGACTATGACAAGCTGACGCTCTCGGTCGAGACCGACGGCACCGTCACCCCGGAAGACGCCGTGGCCTATGCCGCGCGCATCCTCCAGGACCAGCTGGCGCTGTTCGTGCACTTCGACGACTCGGCGCTCACCCGCGCGGCCCCCGTGGGCCAGGCGGCGATCCCCGCCGCCGGTGGCGAGCCGCAGAGCGACGCGCAGCAGATCAACCGTTACCTTCTCAAGAAGGTGGACGAGCTGGAACTATCGGTGCGTTCGGCGAACTGCCTCAAGAACGACAACATCATCTATATCGGCGATCTGGTCGGCAAGACCGAAGCCGAGATGCTGCGCACCCCGAATTTCGGTCGCAAGTCGCTGAACGAAATCAAGGAAGTGCTGTCGTCCATGGGTCTGCGCCTGGGCATGGAAATCCCCGGCTGGCCGCCCGAGAATATCGAGGAAATGGCCAAGAAGCTGGAACAGGAGATCATGGGCTGA
- the rpsK gene encoding 30S ribosomal protein S11, whose amino-acid sequence MAREPQRIRRRERKNITAGVAHVNASFNNTMITITDAQGNAISWSSAGMMGFKGSRKSTPYAAQVAAEDAGKKAAEHGVRTLEVEVKGPGSGRESALRALQAVGFQITSIRDVTSIPHNGVRPSKRRRV is encoded by the coding sequence ATGGCACGTGAACCGCAGCGCATTCGCCGTCGCGAGCGCAAGAACATCACCGCCGGCGTCGCTCATGTGAACGCCAGCTTCAACAACACCATGATCACCATCACCGACGCGCAGGGCAATGCCATTTCGTGGTCGTCGGCGGGCATGATGGGCTTCAAGGGTTCGCGCAAGTCGACCCCGTATGCCGCCCAGGTCGCCGCCGAAGACGCGGGCAAGAAGGCCGCCGAGCATGGCGTCCGCACCCTGGAAGTCGAAGTGAAGGGCCCGGGTTCGGGCCGCGAATCGGCGCTGCGCGCGTTGCAGGCGGTCGGTTTCCAGATCACTTCGATCCGTGACGTGACCTCGATCCCGCACAACGGCGTGCGGCCTTCCAAGCGTCGCCGCGTCTGA
- the rpsM gene encoding 30S ribosomal protein S13 codes for MARIAGVNLPTNKRVLIALTYIHGIGPAKAKQIAAKLNIAADRRVQDLSDQEVLQIRETIDADHTVEGDLRRETAMNIKRLMDLACYRGLRHRKGLPVRGQRTHTNARTRKGKAKPIAGKKK; via the coding sequence ATGGCACGTATCGCGGGTGTTAACCTCCCGACCAACAAGCGCGTTCTGATCGCGCTGACCTATATCCACGGCATCGGTCCGGCCAAGGCGAAGCAGATCGCTGCCAAGCTGAACATCGCCGCCGATCGTCGCGTTCAGGACCTTTCGGATCAGGAAGTCCTCCAGATCCGCGAAACCATCGACGCCGATCACACGGTGGAAGGCGATCTGCGTCGCGAAACCGCGATGAACATCAAGCGCCTGATGGACCTGGCCTGCTATCGCGGCCTGCGTCACCGCAAGGGCCTGCCGGTCCGCGGCCAGCGCACGCACACCAATGCGCGCACCCGCAAGGGCAAGGCGAAGCCGATCGCAGGCAAGAAAAAGTAA
- a CDS encoding HAMP domain-containing sensor histidine kinase — MKPRLTISARIALLSIILALVSNLALVGFIWKQTSADAVAALHREIVEQADALRAVWRTGALPALADAIKEAREPGDVSLVLAIFDTQGHRIAGYAPRHLAVPLSDTPFRIAVLGRDGVWASREAGYTLHPIGHDWLLVGRPLDLIEAQQVAIERALALAVFLSLMLGVGTGLVLARYVAGRLNAIVAVMDAAGEGDLSRRVSLVRGGDGDGDAFDRLAVRLNAMLGKIEQLMAELRVVTDSLAHDLRSPLARLRTKTEQAVLIADPAQREAALGGLLVETDLIMRMLTMVIEISRSESVTRDRFTLASPAELIEEIGELYAPVVEDAGLRFLIAVEDRPAPLPLHRELMSQALSNLIDNALKHGASGGEVTLRLRRTVEGIVFQVEDHGPGIAEADRAQALKRFGRLDTARTTPGAGLGMALIEAVARLHGGRFELGDNGPGLIARLVIP, encoded by the coding sequence GTGAAGCCGCGGCTGACGATCTCGGCACGGATCGCGCTGCTGTCGATCATCCTGGCGCTGGTATCCAATCTGGCGCTGGTCGGGTTCATCTGGAAACAGACCAGCGCCGATGCGGTCGCGGCGCTCCACCGCGAGATCGTCGAACAGGCGGATGCCTTACGCGCCGTCTGGCGAACGGGCGCGCTGCCCGCGCTGGCCGATGCGATCAAGGAGGCGCGCGAGCCCGGCGACGTGTCGCTGGTCCTCGCCATATTCGATACGCAGGGGCACCGGATCGCGGGCTATGCGCCGCGTCATCTGGCGGTGCCGCTGTCGGACACGCCGTTTCGGATCGCGGTGCTGGGCCGCGACGGCGTCTGGGCCAGCCGCGAGGCGGGCTATACGCTCCATCCCATCGGCCATGACTGGTTGCTGGTCGGGCGGCCGCTCGACCTGATCGAGGCGCAGCAGGTGGCGATCGAGCGCGCGCTGGCGCTGGCGGTGTTCCTGTCGTTGATGCTGGGGGTCGGGACCGGGCTCGTCCTGGCGCGCTATGTCGCGGGGCGGCTCAACGCCATCGTCGCGGTCATGGATGCGGCGGGGGAGGGCGATTTGTCGCGGCGCGTCTCGCTGGTGCGGGGCGGCGACGGCGATGGCGACGCCTTCGACCGGCTGGCGGTGCGACTGAACGCGATGCTGGGCAAGATCGAGCAGTTGATGGCCGAGTTGCGCGTCGTCACCGACAGCCTGGCGCACGACCTGCGCTCGCCGCTCGCCCGATTGCGGACCAAGACCGAGCAGGCGGTGCTGATCGCCGATCCGGCCCAGCGCGAGGCGGCGCTGGGTGGCCTGCTGGTCGAAACCGACCTGATCATGCGGATGCTGACCATGGTCATCGAGATCAGCCGTTCGGAATCGGTGACCCGCGACCGCTTCACCCTGGCCTCGCCCGCCGAACTGATCGAGGAGATCGGGGAACTCTACGCCCCGGTGGTCGAGGATGCGGGGCTTCGGTTCCTGATCGCGGTCGAGGATCGCCCCGCCCCCCTGCCGCTGCACCGCGAACTGATGAGCCAGGCGCTGTCCAACCTCATCGACAATGCCCTGAAGCACGGGGCGTCGGGCGGGGAGGTGACGCTGCGGCTGCGGCGCACGGTGGAGGGCATCGTCTTCCAGGTCGAGGATCACGGCCCCGGCATCGCCGAGGCGGACCGGGCGCAGGCGTTGAAGCGGTTCGGCCGCCTCGACACCGCACGGACGACACCGGGCGCGGGGCTGGGCATGGCGTTGATCGAGGCGGTGGCGCGGCTGCATGGCGGGCGGTTCGAACTGGGGGATAATGGACCGGGGCTGATCGCGCGGTTGGTGATTCCCTGA